The proteins below are encoded in one region of Thermococcus sp.:
- a CDS encoding NifB/NifX family molybdenum-iron cluster-binding protein, whose amino-acid sequence MRIIVSTEKGGLNDRVNQAFGRAPTFTLVDVENDQIASVQVVVNPGYSQSRGAGVTAAQFCIDRGVEVVISGHFGPNSAAVLQAAGIKLISAPPTLTVEEAVRAFLSGELTTAVFRSGGGHGKGRGGW is encoded by the coding sequence ATGAGGATAATCGTCTCAACCGAGAAAGGGGGTCTAAACGATAGGGTCAACCAAGCCTTTGGAAGGGCCCCCACGTTTACCCTGGTGGATGTTGAGAATGACCAGATAGCCAGCGTTCAAGTGGTCGTGAACCCCGGCTACAGCCAATCAAGGGGGGCTGGAGTCACAGCGGCGCAGTTCTGCATTGACAGGGGAGTGGAAGTCGTCATCTCCGGCCATTTCGGGCCGAATTCGGCCGCAGTTCTTCAGGCTGCGGGGATAAAGCTCATCTCCGCACCCCCCACACTGACCGTTGAGGAGGCCGTCAGGGCTTTCCTTTCGGGAGAGCTCACGACCGCAGTCTTCAGGTCCGGAGGTGGTCACGGTAAAGGCAGAGGTGGATGGTAA